The DNA window CTTCAGTTGCGGCAGCCCGGCCAGCTTCGAGAGCCCGCCCAGCGAGAAGGCAAGGGGCCCGCACGGGGAAGCGAGAGTCGGGAGCCCCGGGGGGGGCTCCTCGAATGGGAAGTCGGCGAAGACCTCGTCGGAGATGATCGCCAACCCGCGCGCCTCCGCGATGCGGCGGATCCTCTCGATCTCCGTCGCGGAGATGTAGCTTCCGGTCGGGTTGTTCGGGTGAACGAGAACGATCGCCCTCGCCGCGCCGGTCGCGAGCTCATCCAGGCGATCCAGGTCAATGCGCCAGCCGTCCTCGTAGCGGATCGGGTAGCGGAGGAGCTTCACATCCTCGATCTGGGCGATGAAGTCGAACAGAGGGTAGCTCGGCGCGGGGATCAGCACCTCGTCGCCCGCGTCGCAGAGGAGCTTGAACAGCCAGGCGTAGGCCTCGCTCGTGCTCGAACAGAGAACGATGTCGCCTTCCGCGGCGGAAACGCCCCGCTCCTCGCAGTAGGACCGGACCGCCCGGCGGGCACAAGGCGATCCGAGGGGCTGCGGATCGTAGCGCGCCACCGCCGGATCGGAGATCGCGTCGAGGATCTCGGCGACGGGATAGGAGATGCCGCACCGCGTCGGATTCGACTCCGTGAGGTCGAGGATCCGCTCGCCCGAGGCGAGCAGCTCGCGATGCCGTCGGGCCAGATCGTTCATCCCCAGGTCCCAACGCGTCCGTCCGGAGAAGAAGCGCATCCTGAAGGGTTCGTCCTTTCTGGAGTGGTTTGGCCGCGCCCGAGACGCCCGATCGGCGGGCCGGCCCGCGGCAGTGTCGCGGACTCAAGAACCGG is part of the Candidatus Eisenbacteria bacterium genome and encodes:
- a CDS encoding pyridoxal phosphate-dependent aminotransferase; this translates as MRFFSGRTRWDLGMNDLARRHRELLASGERILDLTESNPTRCGISYPVAEILDAISDPAVARYDPQPLGSPCARRAVRSYCEERGVSAAEGDIVLCSSTSEAYAWLFKLLCDAGDEVLIPAPSYPLFDFIAQIEDVKLLRYPIRYEDGWRIDLDRLDELATGAARAIVLVHPNNPTGSYISATEIERIRRIAEARGLAIISDEVFADFPFEEPPPGLPTLASPCGPLAFSLGGLSKLAGLPQLKLSWILASGSPSARLEALGRLEVIGDTFLSVGIPVMAGCARLLEIGAGIRERIRSRIRANREILLGARKACSSWECLRADGGWFSVLRVPRIMADEDLALRLLEDERILVHPGHLFDFDREGFLVVSLLPPSGEFEEAAERLARALEKIAG